Genomic window (Armatimonadota bacterium):
GGCGGTATGATTCCTGGACCGGCGCCAGGGCGGTGGCAGCGAAGCGCGGGGCCAGAATGGCCGTCAGCAACAGCGCCACCGTGCCCGACGCAAGCAGGATGAGAAGCAGCGAACGGAACTTGGCGTCAGATGCCGCCGCATCCACCGCCACGAGGGCAGCGCTGTAATCGGGTGATAGAGGGGTTACAACGACGGCTCGCATCCTTGGCCTACCGGGAGCGGTCAGGTCGAAGAGCACCCCTTCGGAGTAGAGCGTGGTGTGGTCTTCTCCGCCATTGCCCGAAGTATCGGGCGGTCGCATGCCACTGCCAGCGGGACCACGCGTGGAAGGCCCCGTGTGCTCCGTGACCACACTGAAGGTCTGGGTGGCGGCGCCTGGCCCCGCCGATCGGTATGTGTGTATAGGCATCCCTTGCAGGATCCCATGCTCCACCACGATCTTGCCTGAGCGGTCGTACACCAATACCCCCATGGGCTCGCGCGCGACGAGACCGATCTCCTCAAACTCATGGACCAGTTCCGCAGGATCGTCGACTGACTCCGGAGAACTCGCGATCCACTGCGCCTGGCGCTGCACCTGTTGATCGACCAGTTGCAGATCGCGAAGCCGATAGGGCACGGCAAGCCCCGCAGCCAGAAAGAAAATGATGGCTGAAGTGAGGATGAAGTAGCGCAGACTCAACTCAGCCTGGGCGCGCTGGAAGCTCTTGTTCATCTTTCACTCCGCAACCGGTAGCCAGAGCCGCGGACCGTCTCAATGAGATTGCCCATGCCGTGAGCGTTCAGCTTCTTGCGCAGGTAGTTGATGTATACGGCAACCACGTTCGTCCCCCGGTCGTAGTCGTCGCCCCAGACGTGCTGTTCGAGGCGGGCTCGGCTGAGTACCTCGCCGCCATGCCGGACCATGTACTCAAGGAGGGCAAATTCCAGGTGGGTGAGTGGCATATCGTGCCCATCGCAGGTCGCGTGGCGTTTGGCCGTGTCCACCTCAATCGGGCCGAACCGCAGGACGCTGGGCGCGATGGTCTGGCCGCGGCGCGCCAGGGCGCGAAGGCGAGCAAGGAGTTCTTCAAACTGGAAGGGTTTGGTGAGATAGTCGTCAGCGCCCGCTTCCAGTCCGCGCACCTTGTCTTCGAGCCTGTCACGGGCCGTCAGGATCAGTACCGGCGTATTCACGCCCGTGGCACGGATATGGCGCAGTACCTCGATGCCGGACTGGCCGGGCAGCATGAGATCGAGGATGACGACGTCATAGGGCTCGAAGAGTATCTGGTCTTCCGCGTCGTAGCCATCGGCACGCACTACAACAGCATGGCCCTCTTCGCTCAGGCCCCTGTCGATGAAACGTGACAGCCTCTCGTCATCTTCCACCAGCAGGATCTTCATGGCTACTCCATGATACACCAAACCTTGCCGGCGCGGCCCTGCAAAGAGACCGGCGCAATACTACGCGCGGGAAGCTCTGAGCTCTGCAGACCGGCAACGACTGACCCGATCGGCCCCACGTCCATGCCCCGTGCAAGGGCTCCGGCCACCAGTGCGGGCAAAGCCCCGGGCATTGCCAGGCCCTCGATCTCGGCGTGGACTGTGACCACATTGGCCCCGACCTGCAGCAGCTGAAGCCAATGGGCCGCCGCATCCTCCGCGGACCGCACCTGGCGTCCCCACACCTCGTCCAGCGTTGGCAACGAAGTAGGCACCTGGGGGGTCGCGAATGTTGTGTCGCCTATGCGCGGCCGGAACGGGCCCCCGAAGCCTCTCACATCGCTTGCGAAAACCAGACCTGCGGCGTCATGCCAGGCCAAGCTTTGCGGGGAGCACTGCCAGCCTGGAGCAGCAAAGCAGGCGGGCCGAGTACCGGCCGCCAGCGCAACCGCTTCGAATGCGCGCTCCAGATGATCCCGGACCTGGTCGCAGGACATTCTGCTCAGGTTGTCATGCCACTCGATGTGGTCCCACCCATGCACACCCACCTCGTGGCCGGCTCGAGCCACTTCCCTGACGATTCCTGGATCGGCCTGCAGTATCAGGGGAGCCGGAAGCAGCGTCCCCTGCAGGAGCGTGCGCAGCCCGTAGGTGCTGGGAGCCCTGTTGCGCAGCATCTTGGCGACGAAGCCGCGCTGGGTGAACACACGGCGGATGGCCACACCCGAACGGTCGGGCCCGGCAGAGAAGAAGAACGTCGCGCGCACCCCTGCTTCCTCGAGTTGCTCGAGGAGCCGAGGCACGCCCTTCTGGTGGCCGACAAGGGTGTCCACATCCACTTTGATGCCCAGATAGCCGCCAGGACACCGATTCATCATCAGCGGCTCTCCACCATACTCATCGCCCTGGGCCGGAGATCCTCCTCGGCGTGCTGCGCGCGGAACCACTCATACGTTGCCTCGAGACCATCTTTCAGCGACGTGGAGGGCTCGACGCCCAGGATGTTGCGCATGCGCGTGATATCCGGAACACGGCGAGGGATGTCCTCGTAGCTCTTCCCATAGACTTCCTCCTGCGGAACGTAGACGATCTCCGTGCCCCCGCCCGAGATACAGACCATGATCTCGGCAAGCTCGCGGATGGTCGTCTCACGGTCCGTCCCGATATTGAAGGTGCCGCCGACGGCCTCTGGGTTCAGGCCCGCGGCCACGGTGGCCCGGATGGCATCGTCCACGTACGTGAAACAGCGCGTCTGCATACCGTCCCCGACCACCGTGACAGGCCTTCCAGAGAGAATCTGACCCAGGAAGATAGTGATGACCCGGCCGTGGTCCAGGGCGTCCAGCCGCGGCCCGTAAAGATTGAAGTAGCGCACGATCACGTACTCCAGCCCCATCTTCCCGAATGCGTGGCAGAAGTGCTCGCCTACTGCTTTCGACGTCGAGTAGCACCAGCGGTCGATGGCCGTAGAGCCCAGAACGCGGTCATCATTCTCAGACCAGGGTATCTTTGGGTTTCGCCCGTAAACCTCGGACGTCGAACTGAACACGACCTTCTTCCCGTGCCGGTACGCGGCCTGCAGTACCTCCTGCGTCCCGTTCACGTTGACGTTGAGCACGCTGTACGGGTCGGCCACGTAGTGTTCGACGCCCACGACTGCGCCCAGATGGTAGACCAGATCGCTGTTGGCGACCAGCGCGTCAACCATTCGCTCGTTGAGGACGCTGTCGTGGACATACCGGAACCCTGGCTTGTCGAGGAGGTGCTGCACCTTCTTCACCGCCCCCGTGTCCAGACAGGTCACGCTGTCGCCGCGCTCAATGAAAGCGGTGCACAGGTGTGACCCAACGAACCCTGCACCGCCTGTGATCAGTACGTTCATGTCTCGATCCCTCTCATTGCCGATGAGCCGATTGCCCATGGATTGAACATCCGCTTGCGCCTGAACAGGCGCCTACTTTGCTGCGAGCTGCCCAGCCCCTCGGAACAGATCGTCACCAGGCTCGAGTCCGTACGCCGCAACGAACTGCCTCCCGTCCATGACGGGCCCGTCGCCCACCTGCACAGAGAGAAGCTCCAGCCAGCCCTCGCCTGTGGCGATGCGCGGACCGTCTTCGCCCACAGCCAGGACCATCCCCGGGATCGGTGGTACGCCGCAGGGCATTCCGCTTCCCGGTCGACACCACCACACCGTAAGCTTCGTGCCCCCCATCTCAGCGAATGCTCCCGGATAGGGATGGGTCACCGCCCGCACAAGATTGTAGATGTCGGTGGCCCGGTCTCCCCACTGGAAGCGGCCGTCCTGGGGTCTGCGCCCGCCGAAGTACGTGGCCCGGCTGTGATCCTGCGGGATGCGCGGCGCTGTTCCGGCGGCCAGAGCTGGGAGCACCTCGGCAAACATCTCTCGCGCCGCCCGTGTCATCTTCGCGTAGAGCGTGAGCGCGGTGTCATCGAAACTGATAGCCACTTTGCGCTGCGCAACGATGTCCCCAGCGTCGGGCTTCTCCACCATGTGGTGCAGCGTGACGCCGGTCTCGGATTCCCCGTGCAGCAGCACCCAGTTCACGGGGCAGCGGCCCCGGTAGAAAGGCAGGTATGAGCCGTGCAGGTTCAGTGCGCCCATTGGCGCCAGCTCGAGTAAGGCGCGTTTCAGCATGTGCCTGTAGTAGAAGCTGAAGATGATGTCGGGAGCCAGATCGTGGAGCGCATCCACCACGTCGGGTACATTCGGGTCTGCCGGCGTCATCACTGGGAGACCGCAGTCGCGAGCCAGAGCGGGGACGGACCGGAACCAGACGTTCTCGCACGGATCATCCTCATGGGTAACAACCGCAGCAACTTCATGTCCCTGGGCGACTAGCTCTTCCAGGCATTCATAGCCAACGTCGTGGTATCCGAACACTAGGGCTCTCACTGCTGTTCGCCTCCTGTAGAACTGACAGAGCGGACGAGGTAGCGCGGCCTGTGCCTGATTTCCTCATGCATGCGAGCCAGGTACTCACCCAGCAGCCCCAGGGCCATTATCTGAACGCCAACAAAGAAGTAGAGGATGGCGAAAAGCGTGAACAAACCCTCGACCTCAGGGCCCACAAACAGGCGCCGCAACATCAGGAAGAGTGAGAAGAGCAGCCCGATTGCCGCGATCACAAAACCCGTGCCGCTCAACATACGCAAGGGGATGGACGTGAACCCCATCATCAGGTCCAGATTGAGCTTCACCAGTCGCCATACGTTGTACTTGGACTTGCCCTTGCCTCTCGGCGCGTGGTCCACCTCGATCTCGGTGGCGCGTCGGGCGAAAGTCATCGCGAGCGCCGGAATGAACGTGCGCCCCTCCGGGCATTCCAGCATTGCGGCCACTATCTCCCGGCTGTAGGCTCGCAGCATGCAGCCGTAGTCATGCATCCGGTGGCCGGTGGCGCGTCCGACCATGGCATTGACGATGCGCGAAGCCACCCGCCGCATGAGCGGGTCGTCACGGTGCTTGCGTACCGTGCCAACCACGTCATACCCTTCGGCCATCCTCGCCACCAGCCGCGGCACCTCTTCCGGTGGATTCTGCAGGTCCGCATCCAGGGTGACGATGATCTCACCCCGACACTGGCTGAAGCCCGCCATGACGGCGGCATGCTGTCCGTAGTTGCGGGATAGCTCTACGACCACAACATCCACAGTGGGTGATCGGAACGCCGTCAGCAGTTGCAGGCTCCGGTCGCTGCTGCCATCGTCTACGAAGATGATCTCAGCCGGCTTGCCGATGGATCTGACCGAGCCGACCAGGCGGCGCAGGAGCTCGGGGATGTTCTCTTCCTCGTTGTATACGGGCACAACGACAGATAAGTAGATCGGGTCCTGTGCCTGCCCCATCACATATCCCCCGCAATTGCACGCACGGCATTCACCACGTCGCACAGGTCCTCGTCCGTCATGAGGGGGAACAGGGGCAGAGACAGGATGCGATCCGATGCCCACTCCGCGTTGGGCAGGCTCCCCGGTCCGTAGCCCAGGGTCTCGGCGAAGTACGGGTGCATATGGATGGCCGTGAAATGCAGACCCGTGCCGATGTTGTGAGCCTTCAGGGCCTCCATGAAACCGTCTCGGTCCATGCCGAGCAGTTCTGGACGTACTCTGGGCGTGTACAGGTGCCAGGAGTGCACATCGCCGTCGGGCGCATAGGCCGGAAGCACGAGGGCATGCAGACCCGACAGGCCCTCACGGTACATCTCGACAAGGTCGGTGCGCCGCTGTATGAAGTCATTCAGCCGGGGCAACTGGTGTAGGCCGATGGCAGCCTGCAGGTCCAGCATGTTGTACTTGAACCCC
Coding sequences:
- a CDS encoding response regulator transcription factor codes for the protein MKILLVEDDERLSRFIDRGLSEEGHAVVVRADGYDAEDQILFEPYDVVILDLMLPGQSGIEVLRHIRATGVNTPVLILTARDRLEDKVRGLEAGADDYLTKPFQFEELLARLRALARRGQTIAPSVLRFGPIEVDTAKRHATCDGHDMPLTHLEFALLEYMVRHGGEVLSRARLEQHVWGDDYDRGTNVVAVYINYLRKKLNAHGMGNLIETVRGSGYRLRSER
- a CDS encoding NAD-dependent epimerase/dehydratase family protein translates to MGNRLIGNERDRDMNVLITGGAGFVGSHLCTAFIERGDSVTCLDTGAVKKVQHLLDKPGFRYVHDSVLNERMVDALVANSDLVYHLGAVVGVEHYVADPYSVLNVNVNGTQEVLQAAYRHGKKVVFSSTSEVYGRNPKIPWSENDDRVLGSTAIDRWCYSTSKAVGEHFCHAFGKMGLEYVIVRYFNLYGPRLDALDHGRVITIFLGQILSGRPVTVVGDGMQTRCFTYVDDAIRATVAAGLNPEAVGGTFNIGTDRETTIRELAEIMVCISGGGTEIVYVPQEEVYGKSYEDIPRRVPDITRMRNILGVEPSTSLKDGLEATYEWFRAQHAEEDLRPRAMSMVESR
- a CDS encoding formyltransferase produces the protein MRALVFGYHDVGYECLEELVAQGHEVAAVVTHEDDPCENVWFRSVPALARDCGLPVMTPADPNVPDVVDALHDLAPDIIFSFYYRHMLKRALLELAPMGALNLHGSYLPFYRGRCPVNWVLLHGESETGVTLHHMVEKPDAGDIVAQRKVAISFDDTALTLYAKMTRAAREMFAEVLPALAAGTAPRIPQDHSRATYFGGRRPQDGRFQWGDRATDIYNLVRAVTHPYPGAFAEMGGTKLTVWWCRPGSGMPCGVPPIPGMVLAVGEDGPRIATGEGWLELLSVQVGDGPVMDGRQFVAAYGLEPGDDLFRGAGQLAAK
- a CDS encoding polysaccharide deacetylase family protein translates to MMNRCPGGYLGIKVDVDTLVGHQKGVPRLLEQLEEAGVRATFFFSAGPDRSGVAIRRVFTQRGFVAKMLRNRAPSTYGLRTLLQGTLLPAPLILQADPGIVREVARAGHEVGVHGWDHIEWHDNLSRMSCDQVRDHLERAFEAVALAAGTRPACFAAPGWQCSPQSLAWHDAAGLVFASDVRGFGGPFRPRIGDTTFATPQVPTSLPTLDEVWGRQVRSAEDAAAHWLQLLQVGANVVTVHAEIEGLAMPGALPALVAGALARGMDVGPIGSVVAGLQSSELPARSIAPVSLQGRAGKVWCIME
- a CDS encoding HAMP domain-containing histidine kinase, which produces MNKSFQRAQAELSLRYFILTSAIIFFLAAGLAVPYRLRDLQLVDQQVQRQAQWIASSPESVDDPAELVHEFEEIGLVAREPMGVLVYDRSGKIVVEHGILQGMPIHTYRSAGPGAATQTFSVVTEHTGPSTRGPAGSGMRPPDTSGNGGEDHTTLYSEGVLFDLTAPGRPRMRAVVVTPLSPDYSAALVAVDAAASDAKFRSLLLILLASGTVALLLTAILAPRFAATALAPVQESYRRMQQSLADASHELRTPLTAILGEAEVTLRHPRDLDTYRQSLEYCYTYANQMIDVVETVLELSRADARIPIVDLQPVDLSMVVESEVEAMRRRAPDGATIICEAPPGHVVLGDMDQLARVTRNLVQNAQNSTPPTGEIRASVGPGPDRNTVALRITDSGRGIAPEHLPHIFERFYRAKDTDGKGRGSGLGLSIVQAIVEAHHGTVTAESKPGAGATFTVVLPAAQQVRR
- a CDS encoding glycosyltransferase, whose amino-acid sequence is MGQAQDPIYLSVVVPVYNEEENIPELLRRLVGSVRSIGKPAEIIFVDDGSSDRSLQLLTAFRSPTVDVVVVELSRNYGQHAAVMAGFSQCRGEIIVTLDADLQNPPEEVPRLVARMAEGYDVVGTVRKHRDDPLMRRVASRIVNAMVGRATGHRMHDYGCMLRAYSREIVAAMLECPEGRTFIPALAMTFARRATEIEVDHAPRGKGKSKYNVWRLVKLNLDLMMGFTSIPLRMLSGTGFVIAAIGLLFSLFLMLRRLFVGPEVEGLFTLFAILYFFVGVQIMALGLLGEYLARMHEEIRHRPRYLVRSVSSTGGEQQ